A genomic segment from Pristiophorus japonicus isolate sPriJap1 chromosome 16, sPriJap1.hap1, whole genome shotgun sequence encodes:
- the emc6 gene encoding ER membrane protein complex subunit 6 has product MAAMGFKREGPQFISELAVRGNGAILDYCRTSVSALSGATAGILGLTALTGFVFYFIASFLLSVLLIVKAGRRWSKYFKSRRPLFTGGLVGGLFTYILFWTFLYGMVHVY; this is encoded by the coding sequence ATGGCTGCGATGGGCTTTAAACGGGAAGGCCCACAGTTTATCAGCGAGCTGGCAGTGCGAGGCAATGGTGCCATCCTGGACTATTGCCGCACATCAGTGTCTGCGCTCTCGGGAGCCACCGCCGGGATCCTGGGGCTGACGGCGCTGACTGGTTTCGTTTTCTACTTCATCGCCTCCTTCCTCCTCTCCGTGCTGCTGATCGTGAAAGCTGGCCGTCGCTGGAGCAAGTACTTCAAGTCCCGCCGTCCCCTCTTCACTGGGGGCCTGGTGGGTGGGCTCTTCACCTACATCCTCTTCTGGACCTTCCTGTACGGCATGGTGCATGTGTACTGA